One segment of Synechococcus sp. A15-24 DNA contains the following:
- the recF gene encoding DNA replication/repair protein RecF: MRLQTLQLQGFRNHSQLSLELTQPRLLVIGPNGIGKSNLLEAVELLGSLRSHRCSQDRDLIQWEAPRALLRAGLDDGDQLELELRRQGGRQARRNGKTLDRQLDLIGPLRCIGFSALDLELVRGEPALRRQWLDRVVLQLEPVYADLLGRYNRLLRQRSQLWRRGAQTSPNQRDALLDAFDVQMALMSTRIHRRRQRALRRLEPIARRWQSHLSAGSEELELHYLPGSRLDAEEAEEPWRLAIEEQLRRQRPEEERLGSCRVGPHRDEVSLQLGGTPARRFGSSGQQRSLVLGLKLAELELVTQLFGEAPLLLLDDVLAELDPTRQHLLLEAVGQEHQCLVSATHLSGFEGGWREHSQILNPGDLSPGVEIG; this comes from the coding sequence ATCCGGCTCCAAACGCTCCAGCTGCAGGGGTTTCGGAACCACAGTCAGCTGTCGCTGGAGCTGACCCAGCCGCGGTTGCTGGTGATCGGCCCCAACGGCATCGGCAAATCAAATCTGCTGGAGGCGGTGGAGCTGCTGGGCAGCCTGCGCTCGCATCGCTGCAGCCAGGACCGTGACCTGATCCAGTGGGAGGCACCGCGGGCCCTGCTGCGGGCCGGCCTGGATGATGGCGATCAGCTGGAGCTTGAGCTGCGTCGCCAAGGGGGGCGCCAGGCCCGTCGCAACGGCAAGACTCTGGATCGCCAGCTGGATCTGATCGGTCCTCTGCGCTGCATCGGGTTCAGCGCCCTCGATCTGGAGCTGGTGCGGGGGGAACCGGCCCTGCGGCGGCAGTGGCTCGACCGGGTGGTGCTGCAGCTGGAGCCCGTCTACGCCGATCTGCTCGGCCGCTACAACCGCCTGCTGCGCCAACGCAGCCAGCTCTGGCGTCGTGGTGCGCAGACCAGCCCGAACCAGCGGGACGCTTTGCTCGATGCCTTCGATGTGCAGATGGCCCTGATGAGCACGCGCATTCATCGCCGCCGCCAACGGGCGTTGCGGCGCCTGGAACCGATCGCGCGCCGTTGGCAGTCGCACCTCAGTGCCGGGAGCGAGGAGCTGGAATTGCACTACCTACCGGGCAGTCGACTCGATGCCGAGGAAGCGGAGGAGCCATGGCGACTGGCCATCGAAGAGCAGCTGCGGCGGCAACGGCCGGAGGAGGAACGGTTGGGCAGCTGCCGGGTGGGGCCCCATCGCGATGAAGTGTCCCTGCAACTGGGGGGAACACCGGCGCGGCGGTTCGGATCATCGGGCCAGCAACGCTCGCTGGTGCTGGGGCTGAAACTGGCGGAACTGGAACTGGTGACCCAGCTGTTCGGCGAGGCGCCGCTGCTGCTGCTGGACGACGTACTGGCGGAACTCGATCCCACCCGTCAGCACCTGCTGCTGGAGGCGGTGGGGCAGGAGCATCAATGCCTGGTGAGCGCTACCCACCTGAGCGGCTTTGAGGGCGGCTGGCGAGAGCATTCCCAGATTCTCAATCCTGGAGACCTGAGTCCAGGGGTGGAGATCGGATAA
- the speD gene encoding adenosylmethionine decarboxylase, whose protein sequence is MEQTLSDLHPNPGWGDTQLQATDMVGKHCILELYDCDPARLDDEAFLRTTITTAAKRAGATLLNLITHSFEPQGVTGLALLAESHISIHTWPESGYAAVDVFTCGDHTMPEQACAVLRDELRAQRHALRSFRRETPAAVADTVREPIQLPG, encoded by the coding sequence ATGGAGCAGACCCTGTCTGACCTGCATCCCAACCCGGGATGGGGGGACACCCAGTTGCAAGCCACCGACATGGTGGGCAAACACTGCATTCTCGAGCTCTACGACTGCGATCCTGCCCGGCTCGACGACGAAGCATTCCTGAGAACCACCATCACGACAGCAGCGAAACGTGCTGGTGCCACCCTTCTCAATCTGATCACCCACAGCTTCGAGCCCCAGGGCGTCACGGGACTGGCCCTGCTGGCGGAATCGCACATCTCCATCCACACCTGGCCCGAGAGCGGTTATGCCGCCGTGGATGTGTTCACCTGCGGTGACCACACGATGCCGGAACAGGCCTGCGCCGTTCTGCGGGACGAACTGCGGGCCCAGCGCCATGCCCTGAGGAGTTTTCGAAGGGAAACACCGGCGGCTGTGGCCGACACCGTGCGCGAACCGATCCAGCTGCCTGGCTGA
- the larE gene encoding ATP-dependent sacrificial sulfur transferase LarE produces MFRLQEPLPSRQADLLQQLRTWLASHDALCVAYSGGVDSTLVAAIAHEQKGDAAVAVTGVSQALAPHLLEEARAQAQWIGIRHQECPTRELNDPDYSSNPSDRCFACKRELHHHLQPIAAAAGGALVVDGVNLDDLGDHRPGIEAARQSGVRSPLAELAIDKAAIRQLSSALGFPWWDKPAQPCLASRFPYGESISAERLKRVGQAEAWLLARGFPRVRVRSQGLSARIEVPRDRLDDLLALNAKEPLVSSLLDLGFTSVSLDLEGLVSGKLNRGL; encoded by the coding sequence ATGTTCCGGCTGCAGGAACCTTTGCCGTCGCGGCAGGCCGATCTGCTCCAGCAGTTGCGCACCTGGCTGGCTTCACACGATGCCCTGTGCGTGGCTTACTCCGGTGGTGTGGACAGCACCCTGGTGGCCGCAATCGCCCATGAACAGAAGGGTGATGCCGCTGTCGCGGTGACGGGGGTCTCGCAGGCCCTGGCTCCCCATCTGCTGGAGGAGGCGCGGGCGCAGGCGCAGTGGATCGGCATCCGCCATCAGGAGTGTCCAACCCGTGAGCTCAACGATCCCGACTACAGCAGCAATCCTTCCGACCGCTGTTTTGCCTGCAAGCGGGAACTGCATCACCACCTGCAGCCGATCGCTGCCGCCGCCGGTGGTGCCTTGGTGGTGGATGGGGTGAATCTGGATGATCTCGGTGACCACCGCCCCGGCATTGAGGCGGCCCGGCAATCTGGGGTGCGCTCCCCCCTGGCGGAATTGGCCATCGACAAGGCCGCCATTCGCCAGTTGTCATCAGCCCTCGGTTTTCCCTGGTGGGACAAGCCGGCCCAGCCCTGCCTGGCCTCCCGCTTCCCCTACGGCGAGAGCATCAGCGCCGAGCGGCTGAAGCGGGTCGGGCAGGCGGAAGCCTGGTTGCTGGCCCGAGGGTTCCCCAGGGTGCGGGTGCGCAGCCAGGGCCTCTCCGCGCGCATCGAGGTGCCCCGTGATCGGCTGGATGATCTGCTGGCCCTGAACGCAAAAGAACCCCTGGTCAGCAGCCTGCTGGACCTGGGGTTCACTTCTGTGAGCCTGGATCTGGAGGGCCTGGTGAGCGGCAAGCTCAACCGCGGCCTCTGA
- a CDS encoding cob(I)yrinic acid a,c-diamide adenosyltransferase → MPRSIGIVTAADSRERSHGQLHIYDGEGKGKSQAALGVVLRTIGLGICEQRRTRVLLLRFLKGPGRAYDEDAAIEALQQGFPHLIDHLRTGRADHFTAEEATRFDREEAQRGWVIAKGAIASALYSVVVLDELNPVLDLGLLDVEDVVNTLRQRPEGMEIIVTGRAAPAPLVRVADLHSEMRAHRRPGLEEDRVIPLNMSSGIEIYTGEGKGKSTSALGKALQAIGRGISQDKSHRVLILQWLKGGSGYTEDAAIAALRDSYPHLVDHLRSGRDAIVWRGQQEPIDYVEAERAWEIARAAISSGLYKTVILDELNPTVDLELLPEEPIVQTLLRKPTETEVIITGRCKNQPAYFDLASIHSEMVCHKHYAEQGVDLKRGVDY, encoded by the coding sequence ATGCCCCGAAGCATCGGCATCGTGACGGCGGCGGACAGCCGCGAGCGCAGCCATGGTCAGCTGCACATCTATGACGGTGAGGGCAAGGGCAAGAGCCAGGCCGCCCTGGGAGTGGTGCTGCGCACCATCGGCCTCGGCATCTGTGAACAACGACGCACTCGGGTGTTGCTGCTGCGCTTCCTCAAGGGTCCAGGCCGCGCCTACGACGAAGACGCCGCCATCGAAGCGCTGCAGCAGGGTTTCCCGCATCTGATCGACCACCTGCGCACGGGCCGTGCCGATCACTTCACCGCTGAAGAAGCCACCCGCTTCGATCGGGAGGAAGCCCAGCGGGGCTGGGTGATCGCCAAAGGAGCCATCGCCAGCGCGCTCTATTCGGTGGTGGTGCTGGATGAACTGAACCCGGTGCTGGATCTGGGGCTGCTGGACGTGGAGGACGTTGTCAACACACTCAGGCAGCGGCCGGAGGGCATGGAAATCATCGTGACCGGCCGCGCGGCACCTGCACCCTTGGTGCGGGTGGCGGACCTGCACTCCGAGATGCGGGCGCACCGGCGGCCAGGGCTGGAGGAGGATCGGGTGATCCCGCTCAACATGAGCAGCGGCATCGAGATCTACACCGGCGAAGGCAAGGGCAAATCCACCAGCGCCCTCGGCAAGGCGCTGCAGGCGATTGGACGGGGCATCAGCCAGGACAAGAGCCACCGGGTGCTGATCCTGCAGTGGCTAAAAGGGGGCAGCGGCTACACCGAGGACGCCGCCATCGCCGCGCTGCGGGACAGCTATCCCCATCTGGTGGATCACCTTCGCTCCGGCCGTGATGCCATCGTCTGGCGCGGCCAGCAGGAACCGATCGATTACGTGGAAGCGGAACGGGCCTGGGAGATCGCCCGCGCTGCCATCTCAAGCGGGCTCTACAAAACCGTGATCCTCGATGAACTCAACCCAACGGTGGATCTGGAGCTGCTGCCGGAGGAGCCGATCGTGCAGACGCTGCTGCGCAAACCGACGGAAACCGAAGTGATCATCACCGGCCGCTGCAAAAACCAGCCCGCTTATTTCGATCTGGCCAGCATCCACTCCGAGATGGTGTGCCACAAGCACTACGCCGAGCAAGGCGTGGACCTCAAGCGAGGAGTGGATTATTGA
- a CDS encoding leucine-rich repeat protein — MTFSFTFDSATGHVTIAEGSFKLPARAFKGRKEIKSVTIPGSVLSIGTEAFRGGSLNKIVIPERVTTIDLKGFYENKLNEAIIGESVNSIGDYAFYGNQLKSIVIPNSVTSIGQWTFARNQLSEANIGNSVTSIGGGAFYDNQLTEVVIGDSVTSIGRRAFQQNDLTNIIIPDSVTSIHSWAFKNNNLTEVLIPDSVTSIGSGAFIGNNLTEVLIPDSVTSISSGAFKRNKLTKVKLPSIFKDNPPHKAFDLGVEFSYSGAVEPTPEPTPAPAPEPTPAPAPEPTPEPNDNDYILPTTRNSIAGTNKNNKLNGTKSNDFILGLSGRDKINGKNGDDILEGGDSNDILKGSKGDDYLLGSKGDDVLIGGRGADVFKTSKGVDIVNDFSLIQGDRIGLYQDTIYDVIDDVDGTLIRVTNSIRMLLVDQDYDEFLAAGNDAIARIAV; from the coding sequence ATGACATTTAGTTTTACTTTTGACAGTGCCACTGGTCACGTAACTATTGCCGAAGGGTCATTCAAATTACCTGCTAGGGCTTTTAAGGGCCGCAAGGAAATTAAAAGCGTAACTATTCCAGGCTCTGTCCTCTCAATTGGAACGGAAGCGTTTAGAGGCGGCAGTCTGAATAAAATAGTTATTCCTGAGCGGGTAACTACTATTGACCTTAAAGGATTTTATGAAAATAAGCTGAATGAGGCGATTATTGGTGAGTCTGTCAACTCGATTGGCGACTACGCGTTTTATGGAAACCAACTTAAAAGCATTGTCATTCCCAATAGTGTTACTTCGATAGGTCAATGGACGTTTGCTCGAAATCAGCTATCTGAGGCTAACATTGGTAATTCCGTCACTTCAATTGGCGGCGGGGCGTTTTATGATAACCAGTTGACTGAGGTCGTAATTGGTGACTCTGTAACCTCGATTGGCAGAAGGGCTTTCCAGCAAAACGATTTGACCAATATTATAATACCTGATTCTGTCACTTCAATTCACAGCTGGGCGTTCAAGAACAACAATCTAACTGAGGTTTTAATACCTGATTCTGTTACTTCAATTGGCTCCGGGGCGTTCATTGGCAACAATCTAACTGAGGTTTTAATACCTGATTCTGTCACTTCAATTAGCAGCGGGGCGTTCAAGAGAAACAAGCTGACTAAGGTTAAATTGCCATCAATATTCAAAGACAATCCTCCACATAAAGCATTTGATCTTGGAGTGGAATTTAGCTATTCCGGTGCTGTTGAGCCGACACCTGAGCCAACTCCAGCTCCTGCACCTGAGCCAACACCAGCTCCTGCACCTGAGCCAACTCCTGAACCTAACGACAATGACTACATTCTACCTACTACAAGAAATTCAATTGCTGGAACAAACAAGAACAACAAGCTCAACGGTACAAAGTCAAATGATTTTATCCTTGGACTTAGTGGTAGAGACAAAATAAACGGCAAGAATGGTGATGACATCCTTGAAGGTGGCGATAGTAATGACATCCTCAAAGGATCAAAAGGTGATGACTATCTCTTGGGTTCCAAAGGCGATGATGTTTTAATTGGTGGGCGAGGTGCGGATGTCTTTAAGACATCCAAAGGTGTTGATATAGTTAATGATTTCAGTCTTATACAAGGAGATCGTATTGGTCTATATCAAGACACTATTTATGACGTCATTGATGATGTTGATGGAACTCTGATAAGAGTTACTAACAGTATTCGGATGCTTCTAGTAGATCAGGACTATGACGAGTTCTTGGCAGCAGGAAACGACGCCATCGCCAGGATTGCTGTCTGA
- a CDS encoding site-specific integrase, whose amino-acid sequence MPKIAEKAKALNGKGVVFSYLGEPQKFYFRELIPGTKRYRSRLIEGAETIEEALDGCIDAYTALRKTESIFPKGSEVVRHAGAPAVSVPPVRARLRTWEIKRCVDEFLASEHAKVEAGLLAHNTYENKQRTLRMHMLPYLREKGCSHSQHIETETFHDYPVWRKAAAKSTRKLELVVIKDFVDNFMRVKNLLRKEIDYKKLIPKIKITDSDLDANPPLDESNWRKILAALKRNCERAEKNPNHRGHYSNRLFYHWVIIARNCGLRPMVELNQLRWCDVHSVNVGRDSKSEGKRVDRWISVIYVKKSKTGRQRTVPANGVHKQLQDWKQYQQEYIAKHCPGVEVTDQTYIFGNPYHEMKPYSREYMGQSWTDMLKLMDEPLKPYVFSDRNYTLYSLRSTYICNLILQGKGIYDVAKLAGHTVAVCERYYARLDMAVKAKELTEFEFGKSGGRGQEVMQYV is encoded by the coding sequence GTGCCGAAGATCGCTGAGAAGGCCAAAGCCCTGAACGGCAAGGGCGTGGTTTTCTCTTATTTGGGCGAGCCGCAGAAGTTCTATTTCCGCGAGCTGATCCCGGGGACCAAGAGGTACAGGTCCCGTTTGATCGAAGGCGCCGAAACGATCGAGGAGGCACTGGATGGCTGCATCGATGCCTACACGGCTCTTAGGAAAACCGAGTCGATTTTTCCAAAGGGTTCAGAGGTCGTCAGGCATGCAGGTGCTCCTGCTGTTTCTGTGCCGCCAGTACGTGCTCGTCTGAGGACCTGGGAGATCAAACGATGTGTTGACGAGTTCTTGGCGAGTGAGCACGCAAAGGTTGAGGCTGGTCTGCTTGCTCACAACACCTACGAGAACAAGCAGAGAACGCTTCGGATGCACATGCTCCCCTACTTGCGGGAGAAGGGATGCTCACATTCACAGCACATAGAAACGGAGACCTTTCATGACTATCCCGTTTGGCGAAAGGCTGCAGCTAAGTCAACCAGAAAGCTAGAGCTAGTAGTTATCAAAGACTTTGTTGATAATTTTATGCGTGTCAAGAACTTGCTGCGCAAGGAAATTGACTACAAGAAGTTAATTCCAAAAATCAAAATCACAGACAGTGACCTCGATGCTAATCCTCCCCTGGACGAATCTAACTGGAGAAAAATTCTGGCTGCATTGAAGCGCAACTGTGAAAGAGCAGAGAAGAATCCCAATCACAGAGGTCACTATTCAAATCGCCTCTTCTATCACTGGGTGATCATCGCTCGTAACTGTGGGCTGCGACCCATGGTTGAGCTGAATCAACTGCGCTGGTGTGATGTCCACTCAGTGAACGTCGGTCGGGACTCGAAGTCAGAAGGCAAGCGTGTTGACCGCTGGATCAGCGTGATCTACGTGAAGAAGTCCAAGACAGGTAGACAGCGGACTGTGCCAGCTAATGGTGTCCACAAGCAGCTACAAGATTGGAAGCAGTATCAGCAGGAGTACATTGCGAAGCATTGTCCTGGTGTCGAAGTAACTGACCAGACATACATTTTTGGCAACCCTTACCATGAGATGAAGCCTTACTCACGAGAGTATATGGGTCAGTCTTGGACAGATATGTTGAAGTTGATGGACGAGCCGCTGAAGCCTTATGTCTTCAGTGATCGCAACTACACCTTGTATTCATTGCGGAGCACTTATATATGCAACCTTATCCTTCAAGGTAAAGGCATCTATGACGTTGCCAAGCTTGCTGGTCATACCGTTGCTGTTTGCGAGAGGTATTACGCACGTCTTGATATGGCTGTGAAGGCTAAGGAGCTTACTGAATTTGAGTTTGGAAAGTCTGGAGGAAGAGGACAAGAAGTTATGCAATATGTATGA
- the moeB gene encoding molybdopterin-synthase adenylyltransferase MoeB gives MSIEELSREERNRYARHLMLPEVGQAGQERLKAASVLCVGAGGLGSPLLLYLAAAGVGRIGIVDGDVVELSNLQRQVIHGMDWLGQSKGRSAAHRLQELNPHCQVELHEQMLDRENALEMIAGYDLVCDGSDNFPTRYLVNDACVLQGKPLIYGSVQRFDGQASVFNRTPESPNYRDLLPEPPPMEQVPSCAEAGVMGVMPGLIGLIQATEVIKLITGIGRSLDGRLLVVDALTMRFRELTLRRDPERPAIDGLIDYQQFCRPTASSMDSISVIELKSLLDGSADDLVLLDVRNPAEAEVAVIPGAVLIPLASIKSGEAIDRIRGLAESRRLYVHCKLGGRSAQAVELLAQQGITATNVDGGIDAWSVQVDQAVPRY, from the coding sequence ATGTCGATTGAGGAATTGAGTAGGGAGGAGCGGAACCGTTATGCCCGCCACCTGATGTTGCCGGAGGTGGGCCAGGCCGGACAGGAGCGGCTCAAGGCGGCGTCCGTGCTCTGTGTGGGGGCCGGTGGGCTGGGTTCTCCGTTGTTGCTGTATTTGGCTGCCGCCGGTGTCGGCCGGATCGGCATCGTCGATGGCGATGTTGTGGAGTTATCCAACCTGCAACGCCAGGTGATCCATGGCATGGACTGGCTCGGCCAATCGAAGGGGCGCTCCGCCGCGCACAGGCTGCAGGAGCTCAATCCCCACTGTCAGGTGGAGCTGCATGAGCAGATGCTGGATCGGGAGAACGCCCTGGAGATGATTGCCGGTTACGACCTGGTGTGTGATGGCTCGGACAATTTCCCGACGCGGTACCTGGTGAATGACGCCTGCGTGTTGCAGGGAAAGCCCTTGATCTACGGATCGGTGCAGCGTTTTGACGGCCAGGCATCGGTGTTCAACCGCACGCCGGAGAGCCCCAACTACCGCGATCTGCTGCCGGAGCCACCGCCGATGGAGCAGGTGCCGTCCTGTGCGGAAGCGGGGGTGATGGGGGTGATGCCGGGCCTGATCGGCTTGATCCAGGCGACGGAGGTGATCAAGTTGATCACGGGCATCGGCCGCAGCCTGGATGGCCGCCTGTTGGTGGTGGATGCCCTCACGATGCGGTTTCGCGAGCTGACGCTGCGGCGTGACCCGGAGCGGCCGGCGATCGATGGCTTGATTGACTACCAGCAGTTCTGCCGACCGACGGCATCTTCCATGGACAGCATCAGCGTGATCGAGCTCAAGTCGCTGCTGGATGGCTCGGCCGATGATCTGGTGCTGCTGGATGTGCGCAATCCAGCTGAAGCCGAGGTGGCTGTGATTCCTGGGGCCGTGCTGATCCCCCTGGCCTCGATCAAAAGCGGCGAGGCAATCGACCGCATCCGCGGGTTGGCGGAGTCCAGGCGTCTTTACGTGCACTGCAAACTCGGCGGCCGTTCGGCCCAGGCCGTGGAGCTGCTGGCTCAGCAGGGCATCACGGCCACCAACGTTGATGGGGGCATCGATGCCTGGTCCGTGCAGGTGGATCAGGCCGTGCCGCGCTACTGA
- a CDS encoding M67 family metallopeptidase: protein MIAPSKLLLRFGCLTILERTLLASWPEEGCALLIGSQGEGSSLRLDHVWPGCNRWGRQPDLHPWGAGETPGRDSNFLFDPREQLAAQRWSRQHQLRVIGVVHSHPHSPPVPSAADRCRGVPHQLMLILSAQQGLRAWWLEEDRQVRPVPIDVD, encoded by the coding sequence TTGATTGCGCCATCCAAGCTGTTGCTGCGTTTTGGTTGCCTCACGATTCTGGAGCGCACCTTGCTGGCGAGCTGGCCTGAGGAAGGCTGCGCGTTGTTGATCGGATCCCAGGGCGAGGGCAGCTCGCTGCGGTTGGATCACGTCTGGCCTGGATGCAACCGTTGGGGGCGACAGCCGGATCTGCATCCGTGGGGAGCGGGTGAGACACCTGGCCGGGACAGCAATTTTCTGTTCGACCCCCGCGAACAACTGGCGGCTCAGCGCTGGTCCCGGCAACACCAACTACGGGTCATCGGTGTGGTCCACTCCCACCCCCACAGCCCGCCGGTTCCATCGGCGGCGGATCGCTGTCGCGGCGTCCCCCACCAGCTGATGCTGATCCTCTCGGCTCAGCAGGGGCTGCGGGCCTGGTGGCTGGAGGAGGATCGGCAGGTGCGGCCGGTGCCGATCGATGTCGATTGA
- a CDS encoding CAAD domain-containing protein: protein MSDATTEVKDPATDATPAVEASATSTEDTTSFTERYSEVLGKVNDTLDQVDWNQMGRIGKIVGIFAAVIVAQILIKGILDTINLLPVVPGLLELLGVVVVGQWSWRNLTTSDKRSALVQRVQSLRQEYLG, encoded by the coding sequence ATGAGTGACGCCACCACCGAAGTTAAGGACCCCGCGACCGACGCGACCCCTGCGGTGGAAGCGTCTGCAACGAGTACCGAAGACACCACCTCGTTCACCGAGCGCTACAGCGAAGTGCTGGGCAAGGTGAATGACACCCTCGACCAGGTCGACTGGAACCAGATGGGTCGCATCGGCAAGATCGTCGGCATCTTCGCTGCGGTGATCGTTGCTCAGATCCTGATCAAGGGCATCCTCGACACGATCAATCTGCTGCCTGTGGTGCCCGGCCTGCTGGAGCTGCTCGGCGTTGTGGTGGTGGGCCAGTGGAGCTGGAGAAACCTCACCACCAGCGACAAGCGCAGTGCTTTGGTGCAGCGGGTGCAGTCCCTGCGTCAGGAATACCTCGGCTGA
- a CDS encoding fructosamine kinase family protein — protein MTSKRTLVPVHAGNKRSVPAMHPQLQQELVASTGPLPGRQLVGVRAVGGGCIHQAWCLTLADGERLFAKSGNPQAMALFEVEAEALEALHAHADPDWLVVPKPLDLATLPSGAVLLLPWLELSGRDQRALGRGLALLHQASEAASPQRFGWDRDGYIGAGPQPGGWRDLWGACFVELRLRPQLALARDFSFSEEWLDRLLTGLRQRIEGHAPSPALVHGDLWGGNAGALNDGRGALYDPASWWADREVDLAMTRMFGGFSATFYGAYNEVLPHRSGWEERVEIYNLYHLLNHANLFGGSYVSQSQDCLKRLARSIN, from the coding sequence TTGACGTCAAAGCGCACCCTTGTACCGGTGCATGCTGGCAACAAGCGATCCGTCCCGGCGATGCACCCGCAACTGCAGCAGGAGTTGGTGGCATCCACTGGACCACTGCCGGGCCGCCAGCTGGTGGGTGTGCGTGCGGTGGGGGGCGGCTGCATCCACCAGGCCTGGTGCCTGACCCTGGCGGACGGCGAGCGGCTGTTTGCCAAAAGCGGCAACCCCCAGGCCATGGCCCTGTTTGAGGTGGAGGCCGAGGCGCTTGAGGCCTTGCATGCCCATGCCGATCCGGATTGGCTGGTGGTGCCCAAACCGCTGGATCTGGCAACCCTGCCCAGCGGAGCGGTGCTGCTGCTGCCCTGGCTGGAGCTCAGCGGCCGCGATCAGCGGGCCCTGGGTCGTGGCCTGGCACTGCTGCATCAGGCATCGGAAGCGGCTTCGCCCCAGCGATTCGGCTGGGATCGGGATGGCTACATCGGCGCAGGCCCCCAGCCGGGGGGATGGCGGGATCTATGGGGTGCCTGCTTTGTGGAGCTGCGGCTGCGGCCCCAGTTGGCCCTGGCCAGGGATTTTTCTTTCTCAGAGGAGTGGCTGGATCGGTTGCTGACTGGCCTGCGTCAGCGGATTGAGGGCCATGCTCCAAGCCCTGCTCTGGTGCACGGAGACCTGTGGGGCGGCAATGCAGGGGCTCTGAACGATGGTCGCGGTGCTCTTTACGACCCCGCCAGCTGGTGGGCCGATCGCGAGGTGGATCTGGCCATGACCAGAATGTTTGGCGGCTTCAGCGCAACTTTTTATGGGGCCTACAACGAGGTGTTGCCGCACCGCTCAGGTTGGGAGGAGCGCGTCGAGATCTACAACCTGTATCACCTGTTGAACCACGCCAACCTGTTTGGAGGCAGTTACGTCTCTCAGAGCCAGGACTGCCTGAAGCGCCTGGCTCGATCGATCAATTAA